The region TACGTCCCGAGGACGGAACATCGTCCCACGCGGCGCATCAGCGGTCGCCCGCCTCGCCGCTGGTCCAGCCGACTTTCGCGTGCGTGCCGTCGCAGTAGGGTTTGTTGCTGCTGTGGCCGCAGCGGCACAGCGCGGCGCGCACGTCCCTCTTCTCGCCGCCGGGCGTGTCGATCACGAGGTTCCCCTTGATCATCAGGGGACCGTCGGGGCTGGGGGTGATGGTGGTGGTCTCGTCGGGCATCTCGGCCTCCTGTCCATCCAGGACGTAGTGCAGCGCCCCGGTAGGGCAGGTGCGGACGACCGCCGCGACCGCGTCGGCCCCGGCGTTGGCGGGCTGGATCCACGGGCGGGCCTTCGGGTCGAAGACCTCCGACAGCCCGCGCACGCAGCTGGCGACGTGCAGGCAGCGCCGCGCGTCGTAATACACCGTG is a window of Deinococcus grandis DNA encoding:
- a CDS encoding (4Fe-4S)-binding protein, with amino-acid sequence MTTPTNEDLAQGKAYTAPCITVYYDARRCLHVASCVRGLSEVFDPKARPWIQPANAGADAVAAVVRTCPTGALHYVLDGQEAEMPDETTTITPSPDGPLMIKGNLVIDTPGGEKRDVRAALCRCGHSSNKPYCDGTHAKVGWTSGEAGDR